Sequence from the Amaranthus tricolor cultivar Red isolate AtriRed21 chromosome 16, ASM2621246v1, whole genome shotgun sequence genome:
TGCTAAAATTATGGTTTGGTTTATGGTTTAGACAGTCTAAACTTCGCTCATCCCTAaactttacaatatttttagcCAACGTAAtaacatttttttcaaaaaacaaacagTGTAATCACCCTAATTGACCACATATTTCGAAATTCAGTCGAAacaaatacttaatttaaccaaaagcttaacaTTTTGTGTACCACATGgaaaatttaaaagttgatCAAGGTCAGCAcgcaattttttgaaaaaatatttctaaaaagccaaaaatttaaaattatcacgtgaaattttcaaaaacaTTTGTCCATCACATAAATTATCAAAAGCAGACTCAACCCAttgataaattttccaaaaaaaatttactttacactaaggaaaataaaatagaatataAATTCATCCATGCTTTAGATATTAGCATACCTTTAGACTTTTGTCTAAGAAAAGAAAGGGTGACAAGAAACACCAACACTTGTAACAATCCGCAATATTAAATTGCTTGCATAGGTAAAGCTAAGCAACAAATTTAATATTCGAGCTATTACACACCGTGTCCATGCGTTGACCTAGCGTTGACCTAGGAGAGGGTGAGAGGAATCGAGAAAGATCTAGGAGAACTTGAGATGAGGAAATAAAAGTTGACCTGCACAAGTTACACCTCTATGTGAACCTGACCTGaaataggggtagttggaggcgtctTATCCATGCGTTAGACTACTCATTTGCTCTTTATTTAATAGTCGGTGTTCTTGTTCTCTGACTTTTACTCgctctattattattattattattattattattattattattattattgtttttgttttcttttaatttttaaatttactttattttatttatatgtgcattctatttatgttttttatgtttaagggtCATGCCTAGACGATACGATGCAAACCCGCGGAGTCAATTTCAGCCTCACTTGATCCTAGCCGTTGCAGAAACTGCTCCTATTCTTTTTCGAatcgagggactctttggccgcactctcctttTGGGTATGATAACACACCGATGTCCATAATTTTAGTAAttacttgtttttttaaaatgaagtaaaataaaaaaatgatttacCTTTGATCAAGTGGCGAACGCTTGATCCGCATAGTGATCACTGATAAATTACGCCTTCTGTGTAGCAACGTCATAAAGAAGGGCCCAGCTAAATGGCTACACTTCTAGTGGGTTGGCGGTAGCGAAGAGAGTCAAGCTTGAGAAGGGGAATTGAGGTCTTTCTTTGATCGTTTCTCAAGACTCTTAATATCGGTTAGCTGGCTTGGGGCAATTTTTAACTTTTGAGACTAGGCCCTGGGCATAGATCCAGCTCGCCCCTTATAAGGCCGATTTTGTATAAGACttatttacttataatatttctcCTTATAATCTATGTTTTGTTGAGTGACTTTTTGACCGCGCTCTTCTTTTTGGGTGTGAGTTGCCttcgtccttccctccccagatccTGCTCATGGTTTTTCTATGGGCGGAatacactgagtatgatgatgatgaatctaTATCTACTTGTTCTGTCTCTTAAATAATGTTTATTCATACGGCAAAAAAGGGACAAAATTTAGAAAAGAATATCTTGTGTTATAGtgaaaaattttaatcataGAAAGTATAAAAGTAACGAATAAggaatttttagtttttctctCAATATGTCATTTTTGAACAATAATGGTTTTTCTAAGCCACGAGTTTAGTCTCATAATGAAAACAAACTTTTGAactttaagaatttaaaaaataaaagacgtTTGATTATGGTAACAAAAAAGAAATAGCAAAATGATaataaaggtaaaaaaaataaaaatcatgacTTTTATAAGAATCAATCAAGGATAAATTCGTAGTTCTGTAAACATCAAGAACATTTCACTACAAAAAACTAACAAATTGGCGACAGACGTTTTCGTCGCCATTCCatagctaaatggtcaaaaagtAGGGTTGGCGACGAGCGGGCGACGGCTTATACGGTGGTCGCTATTTACTTCGTCGCTAATCCCAAGGTGGACGCCCTTTCCTCGCCGGTTTCCATGGCGACAAGAGAGCGACGAATATTTCCATCGCCCAAAATGTAATAAGCTAGCGACGAAAGGGCGAGGAATCATGTTGTCGCCAATGGAGCTCTGACATTGGCGACCAACTGGCGACCAACCTGGCCGTCGCCACTGCTGCCTGCATTGATAAGACTAATCTGTTTGACTGTACAGCTTAGCGACTACGTTTCCGTCGCTAGGCCGTCGCTGGCATTAATTACCTTTGCGTGCtggaatttttattattattattattattattattattattattattattattattattattattattatcattattagtattattattatttttattaatattattattattattattattattattattattattattattattattactgttattgttataaatattattaatattgttaaaatgaatattattatatatattagttatatatattttatattatttataattataaaataaaaatataaacacataaaacaaaaatattaaaatgaaaaaaatcaaaatattatcTATAAATCTAAAGTTTATTTAtaaagtcacaaaaattacaaatatttttaatcattcattgaggaggtggaggagggggttgattTAAATTGAAATGCGATTCAAGGAATTTCGTAAATTGTTCTCGTTCTCGTGCTAATTGTTCAGTCATCCTTTGATGATTCTCATAGGCTGTCTGAGCATTTCCTCTTCGAATCgcttcccataattgattattaaactcCATTTGCCGGGCTTCTAAGTCCGCAAACCTTTGTTGTATAATGGCGTCATAATCAGGTGGTGCAGGCTGAGAAGATGGAATATCCGTTGGCTCGGGAGGATAAATAATCTGAGAGGCGGAACCAACCCCAAAAACCTCTTtgctttttttgtattttttatttgaccCGCTTTCTACGTTTTTTATTGCATCCAACCAAACTTTACTTGGGTCGCGAGTTGGAAGTTCCTCCATCAAAGAACGATTGTTCCTGTGTTTGACCTTGTGATTGTTcctgaaataattaaaaaaaaacgacttaaaactaagaaaagataagaaaaaaattcaatataataatacttaATTGACAAAATACTTACCAAATCCCGCATTGTTTTGGCGTGCGGGATTGAGCCACCTATATGAGTGGCTTCAGCTCTGTCTTTTCCTCCACGTCTGTTGGAGGAATTTCTAGCCGAAATGGCTTTATTATCTGGGCGTTCCCAATCCGCCTTCCATCGCGCCCAGGTCTCATTATCGATGGAAGGAGGTTTAAATTCGGGCTTGCTTTTCAACGTCTTAcgccatttgaaaagcatatccgAATAGCGCTTTGCCGCTTTTTCTTCCCACGACCTTCGAACAAAATGTTCGAAACGAAGGTcccatttgtattgtttctaaataaataaatatttcatcaaataaattacttaaaataatttatacataagaaagtctaaaaataaagaacaaaataataattttaccttaaattcattaaaataaaaatctttggtgTATTTTGTCACACCCTTCCAAGTACTACCTTTGACATCTTGCCTATGATTGAAGGTAGCCCTTATTTTGGATGCAATCGTATTTCCGGATATCGGATTAAATCTTACaacaattaagaaaattagtaaatattgaaattttaatattgaataaatattaatgataataagataATTAAAAGATTTACTTGTTTATGACGGGTAGCCATGGAAGATTCGGACGAAGATCGTCTCCATCGTCCTCATCCATATTTTGAATGGAATCACTAGGAGTATCTTCATTACTCACGTCAACTCGGTTACTGTTGTCTTCGTTATTGTCGTCATTATTATCGTTGCTACTCGACAAATTATTCATTAAATAGTTGCTAGCCCAATCATTAAGGTCGTCATTGCTcatttttctacaataagaaGATGAGTTTTCAGAGTTGAACAAAAGCAAATGATCAATGGAGGAACAAAAACTGGTGAGGAAACGATGAaggaatgaagaagatgaaggaatgaagaagaaaatgcaTGGCGCATGGAAAAATGGAAGTATATATTGCTGGACTTCTGAGACTGGCGACCGCAATGTTTGTAGCCAACTCATCGCCAAGGGTTGACAAGACCCAACAGAGCAAACTTTTCAGATTTTCAAATTTGTACGTGCACGTGGCGACGGAAATTTCCATCGCTTTCGCGTCGCCACTGTGATGACAAGACCCAACAAGTTTACTTTTCAGATGTTTTTGCGTGCTGCAGTGGATAAAAAATTTCGCGCAGTATTTCCGTGTTATTGCGACGGGATTTATGGTCGCTAGTTGGTCGCTGCCTGCTCTGACATGACTAATCTCTTTGACTTTTACAGTGTAGCGACGGTTTGGGTGGTCGCTAGTTGGTCGCTGCCTGATCTGATATGACTAGTCTTTATGACTTTTGCTGTTGGTCATCGAAAAATACGGCTCTAACTACAAACGATACGAGCGATATAAACGATACACTTGACATGCTTGACTTGCCAACACAAACGGATCATATAAACGATACGAGCGACCTTGATGTATGTCAACTAACTTATATCGTTTATGAATATTTGTTCCGCGGCTATTTCTAGTAGTAGTTGGGTCATACCAATGACATTTGAACAACGTTACTCTTTTGATTGGTATCCCCGGGTACTCAACCTCTACGATTTCAAGAAATTGCCCGTAAAAATCTTCTTCGTCACGACTGTTGTCACCAGCTTTGACGCACACTCCACTATTGTCTGCTAATTTATTTGATGCATGACGTACGGTATGGAATCTATATCCGTTTGTGTAACAGACATTGTAACTCCGAGCATATTTTAGTGGTCCTTCAGCAATCTGCTTCAAAATGTCACTGTTCACTCGGTTATCAAATGATCCTTGTCTTGCAATCTGCTTCAAAATGTCACTGTTCACTCGGTTATCAAATGATCCTTGTCTTGCTTGTCAGATAAATGGAAAtaactttatgaatttaattaacgtaatactgacatacatacataataactAACGTAATAGATGAACAACATACTGCAGTTCTGAAGGCATTAGCGAAATTCTCTTGCACAAACGCTTCAATCCTCTGACTTGACCAATTCGGTTGATgtctttgaattgaacttttaaacTCAGATATAAATACATCCACCTCTGGACAATTCATGAGCACGTATCTATGTGCAATCTCGTAATCTCTTTCATCCAAAATATATGCTACTCCTTTTCCATGAAATCTTATTGGATGACTGAAGATTGTGAATACACCAGTTACAATATTGTTGTAACTTCCATCGTCGTTCCTAGGAAGGTCTCTGACCCTGCATCGCACATGTGgctcaaaataatgggaaacaaaATGTGATGCTTCCTCGGTTAAATATGCGTTGCATATCGACGCTTCAACATGAGCTTTATTTCTGACATTCAGTTTCAAATGTCTAAGGTACCTGTACGGAAAAATTAGTTCACCGGTagaataatgaataaattaattacatatgaTTTATATACCTCTCAAATGGATACATCCATCTGTATTGGACCGGTCCAGCAATTCTAGCCTCATATGCCAAATGGATCGGAAGGTGTTCCATGCTATCAAAGAATGTGGGCGGAAAGATAGTCTCTAGTTTGCAGATGATAACCGGAATATCTGCttccattttcctcaaatcctcCACACATAGCTTTGTGGTAGTCAAACTTCTAAAATATAAGCTCAACTCCGTAAGCGCTTCCCAAACCTTCACCGGTAGCAATTCTCTGAATGCAATTGGAATTAAACGTTGCATGAAAACATAACAATCGTGacttttcatgccaaacaattgATGCTTGGCCATGTCAATATTCCTTGCCATATTGGAGACATAACCATCGGGAAATCTAATACTCTTCAACCATTGAAGCAAGGCACGTATTTGTTGTTCATTTAATGTATAGGAAGCTTTAGGAATAGACGTACCTgtatataatcaaaataagatgttacatgaattattattaattattaattatattaattattaatcaaaatacacGTACCTATAGGATGGAATTCTGAACGTATACCAAGTTCACGCAGATCGTGTCTACCCTTGATCtgatcctttgttttacttggcacacacaacaaagtgttgaaaatgttatcaaaaacatttttttctatGTGCATAACATCCAAATTATGGCGAATCGTGTTAGTTTTCCAATATGGCAAATCCCAGAATATGCTCCTCTTCTTCCATCCAGCAGAGTATTTACTAACCTCTTTATTATGCTCCGGTGCATCTTCTTCATTGACTTTCAAAAAACCAAACTGGTCCAATTCATCAAGCAATTCAAATCTTGTCCGAATGAAAGGTGGGTCTCTCTTCTCAACAATGCCTGCTCTgaaatttgttctatttctcCTATACGGATGACTTTTATCCAAAAACCTTCTATGACAGTCAAACCAACACACCTTCTTGCTATGCGTAAGGTAGAAAGCTTGGGAATCATCCATGCAGTAAGGGCAAGCATATCGGCCCGCAGTACTCCACCCGAACAACATCGAATAAGCCGGAAAGTCATTGatcgtccacattaaagctgctcgtagttgaaaattctcctttcttgacacatcatatgtacaaataccctcctcccacaacatattcaACTCTCGTATTAGaggttgaagatataagtcaatgttgtgctttggattactcggcccagggacaatcacggtcaagaacatatacggcttcttcatgcacatccatggcggaagattgtatggtgttaaaatgacaggccacgatgaatactgttgacccgaacttccaaatgggttaaaaccatctgtacacagaccaagccgcacgtttcgagtctccaatgcaaagtctggatgaatgtcgttaaatgtcaaccacgcttcagcatcagacggatgtatcatctctccatccTTAGTGCGGTgttctgcatgccacctcatatgcttagctgttgcctctgaagcatacaatctttgtaatctgggccctaggggaaaataatgaaattgtttccgcgaaaccttatcacccttactgtttcttctccatctagaagtttcacaaatgtaacagcaagttgcattcgcattattcccccaatatatcaaacatccgttaggacaacaatctatcttctcaacagGTAATCCAAGAGCAGCTATTTGTCTTTTTGTTTcgtagaagttgtttaccatcgtattctcttctggtaacacttcgttgacaataccacaaatatcgtcgtaacacctctcagtgagacgatggtctgtcttcaggtttgtaagtcgaccaataatagacatctttgtgtgatttttacaaccttcataCAGAGGACTgtttacagaatttaacatttcaaaaaatTGTTGACACTGTGGGTTTGGATTTTCATcaacgtgtaccggtggttcattatctactgactCTACATTATACTGTGAGGGAAAAAAGTGATGGTAATTGCCTGGAAACACACTTGCTGTTGCATCATGCACCATTTGTGcgtatggatttggattgtttgacgattgctctccgacttccgctgcaacatcagatgttgttcctatctctgtgttctgatgatattcccactcatagtaatttttaacaaacccccttctcattagatgttcccTTATTTCATCTACTTccttaaaacaacaatttttacactttttacaaggacatataatctcagaactcatgctttgtgtacgagcaaaatctaaaaactcttccaaccctctcattaatcttaaactaaactttccattttttcgtcggttgtacatccaacttctttcttgcctagaactcatttttaacacctaaatataatataataacataatcattcaacttatcaaaaaagtaagttaatgacaataaaaatatatatatgataataataatttaattattttaataaaaactaataaagcaaactaatgtcaattaaaataaaatataaaataataaaaaaatataaaaactcaagaaaataacaaagaaaataaaatatgtacaaattaaataataaaattaatgacaacaaaaactaaatataaataataaaaatgaataaaattaactcatataaaaaaaacaaaaaactcactaaccttttcaaattaatgacaataaaaaaatatatatatgataataataatataattattctaataaaaactaataaagcaaactaatgtcaattaaaataaaatataaaataataaaaaatataaaaactcaagaaaataacaaagaaaataaaatatgtacaaattaaataataaaattaatgacaatagaaactaaatataaataataataataaataaaattaactcatataaaaaaacaaaaaactcactaaccttttcaaattaatgacaataaaaatatatatatatatatgataataataatataattattctaataaaaactaataaagcaaactaatgtcaattaaaataaaatataaaataataaaaaatataaaaactcaaaaaaataacaaagaaaataaaatatgtacaaattaaataataaaattaatgacaatagaaactaaatataaataataaaaataaataaaattaactcatataaaaaaaaacaaaaaactcactaaccttttcaaattttttagctTCCAAAGCTTCAAAAATATACTACAAATTTTTAAGTTTCCAAAGCTTTGAAAATATACTACAAATTTTTTAGCTTCCAAAGCTTCGAAAATATACTACGATGGACAACAATCAGTGGGTTATTTATAGAATAACAGCGACAAAACGGCGATGAAAAAGCGATAAACAAACCAACCATCGCCATTgttgaattcaaattcaaaaataggGCGACCAAATGGCTACGTAACATACCCGTCGCcaagttataaattaaaaaacaaacaaGAAAGAGAAAATAGGCAACGCCCAGGCGTCCCGGGAACCCGTCGCCCAGAATCTgggaaaaaaaaatccaaatgtTTTATTTGGCGACCAACGGGCGACGCTCTAAGGGCCGTCGCTATTACTCTTTTTGCTTTGCGACCCACGTGTTCCTCGCTAAGTCGTCACCAAGTTGCTTTTTGCTTTTGCGACCCCTTTTTCCCTCGCCTTGTCGTCGCTATTGGCGACCAGCTGTTCCTGTCGCCATTTTTCCATCGCTAAATGAAGAGTTTTTTGTAGTGTTTAGACAAAATATACTtttgaaaatgacaaatattctaatatcattatcatcatatctACTATATCCGTCCGTAGAAAACTAGAATTAGGGTCTGGGGAGCGAAAAAAGAcaattcatacccataaaagagagcGCGAT
This genomic interval carries:
- the LOC130802512 gene encoding uncharacterized protein LOC130802512, whose protein sequence is MVHDATASVFPGNYHHFFPSQYNVESVDNEPPVHVDENPNPQCQQFFEMLNSVNSPLYEALMWTINDFPAYSMLFGWSTAGRYACPYCMDDSQAFYLTHSKKVCWFDCHRRFLDKSHPYRRNRTNFRAGIVEKRDPPFIRTRFELLDELDQFGFLKVNEEDAPEHNKEVSKYSAGWKKRSIFWDLPYWKTNTIRHNLDVMHIEKNDQIKGRHDLRELGIRSEFHPIGTSIPKASYTLNEQQIRALLQWLKSIRFPDGYVSNMARNIDMAKHQLFGMKSHDCYVFMQRLIPIAFRELLPVKVWEALTELSLYFRSLTTTKLCVEDLRKMEADIPVIICKLETIFPPTFFDSMEHLPIHLAYEARIAGPVQYRWMYPFERYLRHLKLNVRNKAHVEASICNAYLTEEASHFVSHYFEPHVRCRVRDLPRNDDGSYNNIVTGVFTIFSHPIRFHGKGVAYILDERDYEIAHRYVLMNCPEVDVFISEFKSSIQRHQPNWSSQRIEAFVQENFANAFRTAIARQGSFDNRVNSDILKQIAEGPLKYARSYNVCYTNGYRFHTVRHASNKLADNSGVCVKAGDNSRDEEDFYGQFLEIVEVEYPGIPIKRVTLFKCHWYDPTTTRNSRGTNIHKRYKLVDIHQGRSYRLYDPFVLASQACQVYRLYRSYRL